A window from Buchnera aphidicola (Mindarus abietinus) encodes these proteins:
- the cspE gene encoding transcription antiterminator/RNA stability regulator CspE codes for MSKIKGNVKWFNESKGFGFITPEDGSKDVFVHFSAIQSNGFKTLAEGQSVEFEITEGAKGPSAANVISL; via the coding sequence ATGTCCAAGATTAAAGGTAATGTTAAGTGGTTTAATGAGTCTAAAGGCTTTGGTTTTATTACTCCTGAAGATGGAAGTAAAGATGTTTTTGTTCATTTTTCAGCAATTCAAAGCAATGGGTTTAAAACATTGGCGGAAGGCCAAAGTGTTGAATTTGAAATCACTGAAGGAGCAAAAGGCCCGTCTGCTGCTAACGTTATCAGTTTGTAA
- the def gene encoding peptide deformylase, whose product MKILLYPDKKLRKKAKPVQKINEKIKIIINNMFKTMLYNEGIGLAATQVDIHLQIIVIGKINNLCNPFALINPKIIKKSGYTSIEEGCLSIPKKKFFVPRYKKIKVKGINEKGKKIIFTAESLLSICIQHEIDHLIGKLILDYL is encoded by the coding sequence ATGAAAATACTACTTTATCCTGACAAAAAATTACGAAAAAAAGCAAAACCAGTACAAAAAATTAATGAAAAAATTAAAATTATTATAAATAATATGTTTAAAACTATGTTATATAATGAAGGAATAGGATTAGCAGCAACACAAGTTGATATTCATTTACAAATCATTGTTATAGGAAAAATAAATAATTTATGCAATCCATTTGCTCTAATAAATCCAAAAATAATAAAAAAATCTGGTTATACCAGTATTGAAGAAGGTTGTTTATCTATTCCTAAAAAAAAATTTTTTGTTCCAAGATATAAAAAAATAAAAGTTAAAGGAATAAATGAAAAAGGAAAAAAAATAATTTTTACAGCTGAATCTTTACTTTCTATTTGCATACAACACGAAATTGATCATTTAATAGGAAAACTAATACTTGATTACCTTTAA
- the aroE gene encoding shikimate dehydrogenase, which translates to MLNKLKYFSVFGNPIKHTLSPKIHSLFSKQTKIPCVYTAVKISLNEFDKKINFFFNTIGDGANITLPFKEQAYHISDVLTNRAKLSKSVNTLKKMEDGKILGDNTDGIGLLYDLNRLNFLQNSNKILLIGAGGAAKGILPSISLKENKIFIFNRTYLRAKKLEKEFSYLGDIKAITFEDLLNIKIDLIIHATSSYIKGEKLILPSSLIHKNIYCYDISYVKNNRFTPFLNWSKELGAINLSDGKGMLISQAAYSFLLWNDVLPDIDSTLLKI; encoded by the coding sequence ATGTTAAATAAACTTAAATATTTTTCTGTTTTTGGAAATCCTATTAAGCATACACTCTCACCTAAAATACATAGTTTATTTTCAAAACAAACTAAAATTCCTTGTGTTTACACAGCCGTTAAAATTTCACTTAATGAGTTTGATAAAAAAATTAATTTTTTTTTTAATACTATTGGTGATGGTGCAAATATTACTTTGCCGTTTAAAGAACAAGCATATCATATTTCAGATGTATTAACTAATAGGGCTAAATTATCTAAATCTGTTAATACATTAAAAAAGATGGAAGATGGAAAAATTTTAGGTGATAATACAGATGGAATTGGGCTCTTATATGATTTAAATAGATTAAATTTTTTACAGAATAGTAATAAAATATTATTAATAGGGGCTGGAGGAGCTGCAAAAGGAATATTACCTTCTATTTCTTTAAAAGAAAATAAAATTTTTATTTTTAATCGAACCTATCTTCGTGCAAAAAAATTAGAAAAAGAATTTAGTTACTTAGGAGATATTAAGGCTATTACGTTTGAAGATTTATTAAATATTAAAATAGATTTAATTATCCATGCTACTTCATCGTATATAAAAGGAGAAAAATTAATTTTGCCTTCTTCTTTAATTCATAAAAATATTTATTGTTATGATATTTCTTATGTTAAAAACAATCGATTTACTCCTTTTTTAAATTGGAGTAAAGAATTAGGAGCAATTAATTTATCTGACGGAAAAGGAATGTTAATTAGTCAGGCTGCTTATTCGTTTTTGCTTTGGAATGATGTTCTTCCTGACATTGATTCTACTTTATTAAAAATATAA
- the ybeD gene encoding DUF493 family protein YbeD → MKNKLEELLKFPCSFTYKVIGIARPELIDQLVKVIQLRIPGDYIPQIKSSNKGTYISVSITVFARNFEQIENLYYDISKINMVRMVL, encoded by the coding sequence ATGAAAAATAAATTAGAAGAGTTGTTAAAATTTCCATGTTCTTTTACTTATAAAGTTATAGGAATAGCGAGACCAGAACTTATTGATCAACTAGTAAAAGTTATACAATTAAGAATTCCGGGGGATTATATTCCCCAAATAAAATCAAGTAATAAAGGAACATATATTTCTGTTTCAATTACTGTATTTGCTCGTAATTTTGAACAAATTGAAAATTTATATTACGATATTAGTAAAATAAATATGGTTAGAATGGTTTTATAA